A genomic stretch from Thunnus maccoyii chromosome 19, fThuMac1.1, whole genome shotgun sequence includes:
- the slc31a2 gene encoding probable low affinity copper uptake protein 2 gives MMSMTFGVSSSVTLLFDFWDVHGPAGMVLSVFVVLLLTVFYEVLKVWRVWLSSCSKLAEPQPLCAVPPSYRTDSSSVLESSPSESSLTPMDSPAPTPSTRNSWLLHGIQTVLHMLQVSLGYMLMLCVMSYNTWIFLGVIVGSVLGYFISFPLLGQM, from the exons atgACTTTTGGGGTGTCAAGTAGCGTGACGCTGCTGTTTGACTTCTGGGATGTACATGGACCTGCAG GTATGGTGCTGTCGGTGTTCGTGGTGTTGCTGCTGACGGTTTTCTATGAGGTGCTCAAAGTTTGGAGGGTGTGGCTGAGCAGTTGCTCCAAGCTGGCTGAGCCACAGCCTCTGTGCGCCGTCCCTCCGTCCTACCGCACCGATAGCAGCTCCGTGCTGGAAAGCAGCCCCTCTGAATCCTCGCTGACCCCCATGGATTCACCAGCTCCCACTCCAAGCACCAGGAACAG CTGGTTGCTGCACGGTATCCAGACGGTGCTCCACATGCTGCAGGTGTCTCTGGGCTACATGCTGATGCTGTGCGTCATGTCCTACAACACGTGGATCTTCCTCGGGGTCATCGTGGGCTCTGTGCTCGGTTATTTCATCTCTTTCCCTCTGCTGGGTCAGATGTGA